The Neomonachus schauinslandi chromosome 11, ASM220157v2, whole genome shotgun sequence genome contains a region encoding:
- the OVOL1 gene encoding putative transcription factor Ovo-like 1 isoform X2, with product MSLRDSSYSVAPGPCVVAQLPSEDVSRLADPQSRDHGFLRTKMKVTLGDSPNGDLFTCHICQKAFTYQRMLNRHMKCHNDVKRHLCTYCGKGFNDTFDLKRHVRTHTGVRPYKCSLCDKAFTQRCSLESHLKKIHGVQQKYAYKERRAKLYVCEECGCTSESQEGHVLHLKEHHPDSPLLRKTSKKVAVALQNTVTSLLQSNHHL from the exons ATGAGCCTTCGGGACTCCAGCTATAGTGTGGCCCCTGGACCCTGCGTGGTAGCCCAGCTGCCCTCCGAAGACGTGAGTCGTTTGGCAGACCCCCAGAGCAGAGACCACGGCTTCCTGCGCACCAAGATGAAG GTGACCCTGGGGGATAGTCCCAATGGAGACCTCTTCACTTGCCACATCTGCCAGAAGGCCTTCACCTACCAGCGCATGCTGAATCGCCACATGAAGTGTCACAACGACGTCAAGAGGCACCTCTGCACCTACTGTGGGAAGGGCTTCAATGACACATTCGACCTGAAGAGACACGTCCGCACCCACACCG GCGTGAGGCCCTACAAGTGCAGCTTGTGTGACAAGGCCTTCACGCAGCGCTGCTCTCTGGAGTCTCATCTCAAGAAGATCCACGGCGTGCAGCAGAAGTATGCGTACAAGGAGCGGCGGGCCAAGCTGTACGTGTGTGAGGAGTGTGGCTGCACGTCTGAGAGCCAGGAGGGCCACGTCCTGCACCTGAAGGAGCACCACCCCGACAGCCCACTGCTGCGCAAGACCTCCAAGAAGGTGGCCGTGGCCCTGCAGAATACTGTCACCTCCCTGCTACAGAGCAACCACCACCTCTGA